The following proteins come from a genomic window of Salvia hispanica cultivar TCC Black 2014 chromosome 4, UniMelb_Shisp_WGS_1.0, whole genome shotgun sequence:
- the LOC125218429 gene encoding protein BEARSKIN1 translates to MAAGSSGGGGGGVPPGFRFHPTDEELLHFYLKKKVSFQKFEMEVIREVDLNKIEPWDLQEKCKIGSTPQNEWYFFSHKDRKYPTGSRTNRATSAGFWKATGRDKCIRNSFNKIGMRKTLVFYRGRAPHGQKSDWIMHEYRLEDSHNEPPPNEDGWVVCRVFKKKNLFKISGSSGEGGGGGGNGGGVMADHNSYNAAASMNQYMLHSHSQHAADLNYSHIPVDHQYSQVEPHNFHLKPLMLTSASNYDHQDYNDHQHHPPPLINNMQVKDLMSRDDCESTATPQPPSFQSCEPALECDQHASQPMSQWDPLVVTSSHTNPTQINHLSLRSEMDFWAYGK, encoded by the exons ATGGCGGCGGGGTCAtctggcggcggcggcggaggtgtTCCGCCGGGGTTTCGGTTTCACCCGACGGACGAGGAGCTTCTCCACTTCTACTTGAAGAAGAAGGTTTCGTTTCAGAAGTTCGAGATGGAGGTTATACGGGAGGTCGATCTCAACAAGATCGAACCCTGGGACCTACAag AGAAGTGCAAGATCGGGTCGACTCCGCAGAACGAATGGTACTTTTTCAGCCACAAGGACAGGAAGTACCCGACGGGATCTCGGACAAATAGAGCGACGAGTGCGGGATTTTGGAAAGCGACCGGGAGAGACAAATGCATACGCAACAGCTTCAACAAGATCGGGATGAGGAAGACCCTTGTCTTCTACCGCGGCCGAGCCCCCCACGGCCAGAAGTCCGATTGGATCATGCACGAGTACAGGCTCGAGGATTCCCACAACGAACCCCCTCCAAAT GAGGATGGATGGGTTGTTTGCCGCGTATTCAAGAAGAAGAATCTGTTCAAGATAAGTGGCAGTAGCGgtgaaggaggaggaggcggaggCAACGGAGGGGGGGTGATGGCTGATCACAATTCATACAATGCAGCAGCTTCCATGAATCAATACATGTTGCATTCACATTCACAACATGCTGCTGATTTGAACTACTCTCACATTCCAGTTGATCATCAGTACTCACAAGTTGAGCCACACAACTTCCACCTCAAGCCGCTGATGCTCACCAGCGCCAGCAACTACGACCATCAAGACTATAACGACCACCAACACCACCCACCGCCGCTCATCAACAACATGCAGGTCAAAGACCTGATGTCCAGAGACGACTGCGAGAGCACTGCCACTCCTCAGCCCCCTAGTTTCCAGTCGTGTGAGCCGGCCCTCGAATGCGACCAACACGCCTCCCAGCCAATGAGCCAATGGGATCCACTCGTGGTCACTTCTTCCCACACAAATCCCACCCAGATCAACCACTTGTCTCTCAGAAGTGAGATGGACTTTTGGGCTTATGGCAAGTAG
- the LOC125218430 gene encoding chlorophyll a-b binding protein CP26, chloroplastic encodes MASLASSLGVSEMLGNKLSLSGASRAAPSASSPATSKTVALFSKKKAAPKAKAVAVAPADEELAKWYGPDRRVFLPDGLLDRSEIPEYLNGEVPGDYGYDPFGLGKKPEDFAKYQAYELIHARWAMLGAAGFIIPEAFNKFGANCGPEAVWFKTGALLLDGNTLNYFGKNIPINLVVAVIAEVVLLGGAEYYRIINGLELEDKLHPGGPFDPLGLAKDPDQAAILKVKEIKNGRLAMFSMLGFFIQAYVTGQGPVENLAAHLSDPFGNNLLTVIAGTAERVPTL; translated from the exons ATGGCTTCTCTTGCATCCTCCCTTGGCGTGTCCGAGATGCTCGGTAACAAACTGAGCCTCTCCGGTGCATCCCGGGCCGCCCCATCAGCATCGAGCCCCGCAACCTCCAAGACCGTGGCCCTTTTCTCGAAGAAGAAGGCAGCACCCAAGGCCAAAGCCGTTGCTGTGGCCCCCGCGGACGAGGAGCTCGCCAAGTGGTATG GACCCGACAGGAGAGTTTTCTTGCCTGATGGCCTGTTGGACAGATCTGAAATCCCAGAGTACCTAAATGGAGAAGTTCCTGGAGA CTATGGATATGATCCCTTTGGCCTCGGAAAGAAACCCGAAGACTTTGCCAA ATACCAAGCTTATGAGCTGATCCACGCCCGATGGGCCATGCTTGGCGCTGCCGGTTTCATCATTCCCGAGGCATTCAACAAATTTGGTGCCAACTGTGGCCCCGAGGCTGTTTGGTTCAAG ACGGGCGCTCTGCTTCTTGACGGCAACACACTGAACTATTTCGGCAAAAACATCCCCATTAACCTTGTTGTAGCCGTGATTGCTGAGGTCGTACTTCTCGGTGGTGCAGAGTACTACAGAATCATAAATGGTTTG GAGCTGGAGGACAAGCTTCACCCAGGTGGTCCTTTCGACCCATTGGGCCTGGCTAAGGATCCGGACCAGGCTGCAATTTTGAAGGTGAAGGAGATCAAGAATGGCCGGCTAGCCATGTTCTCGATGCTTGGCTTCTTCATCCAAGCCTATGTGACCGGACAAGGTCCTGTTGAGAACCTTGCAGCGCACTTGAGCGATCCCTTTGGCAACAACTTGCTCACTGTGATTGCCGGAACAGCTGAAAGAGTTCCAACTCtctaa